The window CTCAACTGACCTTTGGGAAAAAATATCGGTATAACTCCAGATAGTCCTAACTTCTGAAGGTAATACTGCCTGGCCTCTGttgataaacaaacaaaaccaaaaaaaccacacacacaaaccagcTTCTTGTCTTTAAGTGTGCAAGAATGTtagcacttaaaatttttaagatacacaaaaactaaacagaacTGTTCAAGTTTTTAAAGGGAGCTTGGAAATTTGAAGAaagtaaagttaaaaatattgccccatgagttatataattatttttctttttacttctcatAGCTTCCCTCCTAGCCATTATTTAGGCATTTTTGTATCtgaatttaataatttaacaCCTTATTTGTTACAAGAACATGGTTACTATGTTATTTTAAGCCTTTCTGGGCAAATTACACATAATTAGATAGGCTGAGTTACGACTGTCTACAAGATCCCAGCCTAGAGTGTGGTGCAGTAGCCTATTTTCTCTAGGACTCTTGCTGCAACAGGATATGGGAGAAGGGAAACATTAACTTTAGCAGAATGGGAGGAACCAGATTAGGGAGACATGATCCTTGCATTCCGGCCCCTCTCCAGCTGATTTAGAAGAGGACACAGAGGGAGACAGACATATGGCCATTTCTATAATTATAAACTCTGCTACATGCTGAGAGGATAGCTTCTCAAAGCCAGTTAGTGTACAAGCAGTGGAGGTGGGGACTGGCCTACTTCTCCTGCTTAGGGTCACACAGTCTGGCAGATCTGGAAAGACTTCCCTGAGAAAGTGACCTTGGAACTGATATCTTAGTGGAAATAACTAGGCATTGGGAGGGGGTGAGGTGAGGAGAAGGTCAAGAACTTTCATGTAGAGGGAACTTTGTGCAGAGACCTTAGGCAGGAAGAGGTTTTGCATAGTGGAGGAACTGAAAGCTAACAGCCAGGCTACACAGTACGGAGCAAATGATGCTGGGGTGTGAGGTGATGTCAAAAGGTAGACACCAGGGCTGGAGGGCGCATAATCTTGTGGGCTGTGctaatttgattttgttttctaccCAGGAATGCTACTTCAGGAGATCAGGCAAAAGGTTAGGGTGATGGTGACGGTGGAAAtgtagaaaaaggaatttattcaagaggtatttaaaaagaagtgaaataGAGATGAGTTGGCGATAGATTGGATAAAAagagtgagggagagggaggtgtCAGGCTGCAGCCCAGGTTCTGAGTTGCCAAAGATGGGTCTTTTCCTCAAGGTGAGCTAAGGCTTGGAACCACGATTTTTGgtcactttttcttattttcagtgtGAGAAGTGGCGAGTTGGCTGTCCAGGTACACACTGTCATCTTAACACTTATTGTTTAAAACAGAGGCGCATATTTGGAGAGTGAATGAGTGAGGAGCCAGAGGAGAAGGTAAGCCggcagaggccagggaggagaggaggaagaagacggTCTGGGGGCGCGCCCCCAAAAAGGAGTCAGGGAAGACAGAGCAGAGGCCGGGGAGGGGAGAGCAAGGACCATGACAGGAGGAAAGAGAGGCTAGGGAACACTGAGGTGGAGGAATCCTGGGATATGACAGTTGTAAAGAATTGTAGCCAACCTAATCCAGTTCTCTCAATGTGCAATGAGGAAATTAATTTTCATGCGTTTACTTTATTGTAAATGTGGTACTCGCACTtgagaaattttggaaaacaaagaTGTAAAGCAGATTAAGATCACTCATAGTCTTTCCACCTAGAGACATCTACTGCTAAAGCAAGGACTTTGCTCCCTTTTTCCCTTTGCATTTTTACCATGGTTGGAATTGTAACACAATCACAACCTTATGTCCTGCTTCCAAAACATAAATAATGGTTGTAAAGCGTCCCACACGTTGACCCAAAGTCTCCGTTGAAACAGGAAATTGAGACACGCCGGTTGTGAAACCTACTGAAGTGAGCGGCGGCACCAGGATTCCTGGGACCCCGACCTCTTTGCAGCTCGCACAGCTAAGGGCGACGGCGCCCTTCGGCGGAAGCAGCAAACCGCCGGCTAGCCCAGCGAGGAGGGCTGCCAGGGTCCGGGCTTGGGAATTGGCTGGCACCCAGCGCAAAGGGACGTGAGCTGAGCGGAAGGGGAGAAGAGTGCGCAAGTCAGAGGGCGGCGCGCGGCGGCGCTACGCGAGGTCCCTACGCCGGGCGATATGGGGTGCCTGCTGTTTGTGCTGCTCTGGGCGCTCCTCCAGGCTTGGGGAAGCGCTGTAGGTGGGTGGAACGAGGGCGCCTGGGTGCGCTCGCGGGAGGGCGGAGAGAGGGAGCTGGGTAGGGACGGAGGGCAACGTCTGATGGGGACTGGTGAGACCCGGGACGCACTGGCGCGATCCAGGTAGAAAACTCGCTGCTCCCTGGCTCCGGGGAGAGGCAGCGCGGCACAGAGTTCTCTGGCATCAGCCCCCTCCTGAAGCTCATCtcctcttgtttctttctttctttcttccttctctttacgCTGGCTGCTCTCCCGGCCACTTGCTACGCGCCTCCAATTTTCATTCTCTCCCAGTCCCGCAAAGGCTTTTCTCCCTCCGCTGCCTCCAGATCTCGTCCTTCGCCAATAGCAGCTGGACGCGCACCGATGGCTTGGCGTGGCTGGGGGAGCTGCAGACGCACAGCTGGAGCAACGACTCGGACACCGTCCGCTCTCTGAAGCCTTGGTCCCAGGGCACGTTCAGCGACCAGCAGTGGGAGACGCTGCAGCATGTATTTCGGGTTTATCGAAGCAGCTTCACCAGGGACGTGAAGGAATTCGCCAAAATGCTACGCTTAGCCTGTGAGCTGAGGGATAGGATCCTGGGCCGGTACCCAAGGGGAGAGAGTGGCCACAGAAACTCAACTGGGAGACTGTGGCACCACCTGATCAGATTCTCTGCTCTGTCCACCCTCTTCTGATTTCCCTTCTACCTGGAGATGTCCCAGCCTTTGGCTCTTCAAAGTATCCCTCGTTCCTGCCTACTCCAGGTCACTTACTTTTCTTTCCGTGAAGTCTGGGTCCCCATTATAACCTGCACAtcaatttcttctctttcatctctCCCAGTCTTTTAAACCCTTCTTTGatttctctccattcctctccacagaTCCCGTGGAGCTCCAGGTGTCCGCTGGCTGTGAGGTGCACTCTGGGAACGTCTCAAATAACTTCTTCCATGTAGCATTTCAAGGAAGAGATATCCTGAGTTTCCAAGGAACTTCTTGGGAGCCAGCCCAAGAGGCTCCACTTTGGGTAAACTCGGCCATCCAAGTGCTCAACCAGGACAAGTGGACGAGGGAAACAGTGCAGTGGCTTCTTA of the Symphalangus syndactylus isolate Jambi chromosome 12, NHGRI_mSymSyn1-v2.1_pri, whole genome shotgun sequence genome contains:
- the CD1D gene encoding antigen-presenting glycoprotein CD1d isoform X2, coding for MGCLLFVLLWALLQAWGSAVVPQRLFSLRCLQISSFANSSWTRTDGLAWLGELQTHSWSNDSDTVRSLKPWSQGTFSDQQWETLQHVFRVYRSSFTRDVKEFAKMLRLAYPVELQVSAGCEVHSGNVSNNFFHVAFQGRDILSFQGTSWEPAQEAPLWVNSAIQVLNQDKWTRETVQWLLNGTCPQFVSGLLESGKSELEKQVKPKAWLSRGPSPGPGHLLLVCHVSGFYPKPVWVKWMRGEQEQQGTQPGDILPNADETWYLRATLDVVAGEAAGLSCRVKHSSLEGQDIVLYWGGSYTSVGLIALAVLACLLFLLIVGFTSWFKRRTSYQGIL
- the CD1D gene encoding antigen-presenting glycoprotein CD1d isoform X1, encoding MGCLLFVLLWALLQAWGSAVVPQRLFSLRCLQISSFANSSWTRTDGLAWLGELQTHSWSNDSDTVRSLKPWSQGTFSDQQWETLQHVFRVYRSSFTRDVKEFAKMLRLAYPVELQVSAGCEVHSGNVSNNFFHVAFQGRDILSFQGTSWEPAQEAPLWVNSAIQVLNQDKWTRETVQWLLNGTCPQFVSGLLESGKSELEKQVKPKAWLSRGPSPGPGHLLLVCHVSGFYPKPVWVKWMRGEQEQQGTQPGDILPNADETWYLRATLDVVAGEAAGLSCRVKHSSLEGQDIVLYWAGGSYTSVGLIALAVLACLLFLLIVGFTSWFKRRTSYQGIL